From a single Sporosarcina oncorhynchi genomic region:
- a CDS encoding PCYCGC motif-containing (lipo)protein, which produces MKKSLMPILLILVLVLSACGSKAQVAEHHEDMAVGHETHLPNGDLQEVTASVSELPKFLADKPEDMQLVYQIAAKADDILTYMPCYCGCGESAGHGSNLNCFVDEIREDGSVVWDDHGTRCLVCLEIAVKSVQLKQEGKSLKEIRNIIDETYSEGYAKPTDTPMPA; this is translated from the coding sequence ATGAAAAAAAGCTTAATGCCGATATTGCTCATCCTCGTACTTGTTCTTTCAGCATGCGGAAGCAAAGCGCAAGTTGCCGAGCATCATGAAGACATGGCGGTCGGACACGAAACGCATCTGCCAAACGGTGACTTACAGGAAGTGACGGCATCTGTATCCGAACTGCCGAAGTTTTTAGCAGACAAACCCGAAGATATGCAACTTGTCTATCAGATTGCCGCTAAAGCGGATGACATTCTGACGTACATGCCTTGCTACTGCGGATGTGGTGAAAGCGCTGGGCACGGCAGCAACTTGAACTGCTTCGTTGATGAAATTCGTGAAGACGGTTCAGTCGTTTGGGACGACCATGGCACACGTTGCCTCGTCTGCCTAGAGATTGCAGTAAAATCCGTCCAACTGAAACAAGAAGGTAAATCACTGAAGGAAATTCGTAACATCATTGACGAGACATACAGTGAAGGATATGCGAAGCCGACAGATACACCGATGCCTGCCTAA
- the fumC gene encoding class II fumarate hydratase: MDYRIEHDTFGEIKVPADKLWGAQTQRSKQNFKIGGEHIPLGVIQAFAHLKKSAAIASHSFGNLSEVKMKAISAAADEVLEGKWDDQFPLVVWQTGSGTQSNMNMNEVLANRGNQLLEEWGEEERLHPNDDVNKSQSSNDTFPTALHVSGVIAVERELLPALQKLKETLGNKSEAFMDIIKIGRTHLQDATPLTLGQEISGWHRMLEKTEKMLNDSVQSMKELAIGGTAVGTGLNAPKGFGEKVAEEISKSVGIAFTSADNKFHALTSYDEVVYTHGAMKALAADLMKIANDVRWLASGPRSGIGEITIPENEPGSSIMPGKVNPTQSEALTMVVAQVMGNDATIGFSASQGNFELNVFKPVIIYNFLQSAKLLAEGMISFNDNCAVGFEPNREEIDNKVKNSLMLVTALNPHIGYENAAKIAKAAHKEGTTLKEAALKTGLLTEAQFDEYVDPSKMIGK; encoded by the coding sequence ATGGACTATCGTATCGAGCATGACACATTTGGAGAAATTAAAGTCCCAGCGGATAAATTATGGGGTGCACAAACACAGCGGAGTAAGCAGAACTTTAAAATCGGTGGAGAACACATTCCCCTCGGCGTTATTCAAGCATTTGCTCATTTGAAAAAGTCGGCCGCTATCGCGAGCCACTCATTCGGAAACTTATCTGAAGTAAAGATGAAAGCAATCTCGGCAGCTGCTGATGAAGTGCTTGAAGGCAAATGGGATGACCAATTCCCACTTGTCGTTTGGCAAACGGGCAGCGGTACACAATCGAACATGAATATGAATGAAGTACTTGCAAACCGCGGTAACCAGCTTCTAGAAGAATGGGGCGAGGAAGAACGTTTGCACCCGAACGATGATGTCAACAAATCACAAAGTTCAAACGATACATTCCCAACGGCTTTACACGTCTCAGGCGTAATCGCTGTGGAACGCGAACTATTGCCAGCACTTCAAAAACTAAAAGAAACACTTGGCAATAAATCCGAAGCATTTATGGACATTATCAAAATCGGCCGTACGCATTTGCAAGATGCAACACCACTGACACTTGGTCAAGAAATTAGTGGCTGGCACCGCATGCTTGAGAAAACAGAAAAGATGCTGAACGACAGCGTCCAATCAATGAAAGAACTAGCCATTGGTGGCACAGCAGTTGGAACAGGCCTAAACGCGCCTAAAGGATTCGGAGAAAAAGTGGCCGAAGAAATCTCCAAGTCTGTAGGGATTGCATTCACATCCGCCGACAATAAATTCCACGCACTCACAAGCTATGATGAAGTCGTCTATACACATGGAGCGATGAAAGCGTTAGCGGCAGATTTGATGAAAATCGCGAACGATGTTAGATGGTTAGCGAGCGGCCCGCGTTCAGGGATTGGTGAAATCACGATTCCTGAAAACGAACCCGGCAGCTCAATTATGCCAGGTAAGGTAAATCCTACGCAAAGTGAAGCACTGACGATGGTTGTTGCCCAAGTAATGGGGAATGACGCGACAATCGGATTCTCTGCAAGCCAAGGGAACTTTGAACTGAATGTATTTAAACCGGTCATCATCTATAACTTCCTGCAGAGTGCGAAATTGCTTGCAGAAGGCATGATCAGCTTCAACGATAATTGTGCAGTCGGCTTTGAACCAAACCGCGAGGAAATCGATAACAAAGTGAAAAATTCGCTAATGCTTGTCACGGCATTGAATCCTCATATCGGCTATGAAAATGCGGCGAAAATTGCAAAAGCTGCACACAAAGAAGGCACAACATTAAAAGAAGCAGCATTGAAAACGGGTTTATTAACAGAAGCGCAATTCGATGAATACGTCGACCCTTCGAAAATGATCGGAAAGTAA
- a CDS encoding HD-GYP domain-containing protein, with the protein MGPTILHNTSTIIEGNHPILQLTSGTITLLGRKGGLAEAHFNLNKEGSFCAQYNISHSKSELYTILDGKVEIEYDNQRWALKVGETIDASIYNKLITFYAITDAKVLLNMDACFYERNFFEMQSLQEEMEAVARVDGYTYHHCDRIRKYAIEVWKKFNQPSENLKLLRWGAYLHDIGKLAIPLEILNKPGKLTPEEWTIMKTHSIKGADILRAHKIEWLEDVAFIIEQHHERYDGKGYPFGLKGDEISIEAAIVSVVDAYDAMTTERVYKEAMSPEEAIYELKKGKGTQFHPAAVDNFIKCLQENKFD; encoded by the coding sequence ATGGGACCTACAATTTTACACAACACAAGCACAATCATAGAAGGAAATCATCCGATTTTACAATTGACCTCAGGCACAATCACTTTGTTAGGAAGAAAAGGTGGGTTGGCTGAAGCACACTTTAATCTGAATAAAGAAGGATCTTTTTGTGCGCAATATAACATAAGTCACAGCAAATCCGAACTGTATACGATACTCGATGGCAAAGTTGAAATCGAGTATGATAACCAAAGATGGGCTTTGAAAGTCGGAGAGACGATCGATGCATCCATATACAATAAGCTCATCACTTTTTACGCAATAACAGATGCGAAAGTACTGTTGAATATGGATGCCTGTTTCTATGAGCGCAATTTTTTTGAAATGCAATCTCTGCAAGAAGAAATGGAAGCAGTCGCACGCGTCGATGGGTATACGTACCACCATTGCGATCGAATCCGTAAATACGCCATTGAAGTATGGAAAAAGTTCAATCAGCCTAGCGAAAATTTGAAACTGCTCCGTTGGGGCGCCTATTTACATGATATCGGCAAACTCGCAATCCCGCTTGAAATTTTGAATAAACCCGGCAAACTCACACCTGAGGAATGGACAATTATGAAGACGCATTCGATTAAAGGTGCGGATATTTTACGGGCGCATAAAATCGAATGGTTAGAAGATGTTGCTTTCATCATCGAACAGCATCACGAACGATACGATGGAAAAGGCTATCCCTTTGGTTTAAAAGGCGATGAAATTTCGATTGAAGCAGCAATCGTGTCAGTTGTCGATGCCTATGATGCTATGACGACGGAACGAGTGTACAAGGAAGCCATGTCGCCTGAAGAAGCAATCTATGAGTTGAAAAAGGGGAAAGGCACACAATTTCATCCTGCAGCAGTGGATAATTTTATCAAATGCCTACAAGAAAATAAGTTTGATTGA
- a CDS encoding ABC transporter permease: MQFKDQLDFVTQHIKKNKLRVFMTILAATMGTAFLIVLASVGFGIHDTMRSEILDNRMVNQIEVYGEEMDQKHVEELKKREHVKAVVYRQSVSIQQETTLDEFTGENSLIVTEFDEEKKVGFELKEGRLPENSSEVVVGSDFAEILFIQNAKETEDELTNYKGSLIGKQLTYKMGLYEEPDMFPEETTFTIVGIAKEPAKDWLQDFNMYADASIISALNPIFESYVDEENSQLFYGNVNVYADKLENVTTVSKALKNEGYSVYSIADQLEQMDVFFLAFKAGLVFVGTIAILIASIGIFNTMTMAVTERTREIGVMKALGASPKLIQRLFLMESAWIGIIGTIIAVVISYGVSFIANLVLPIIVTAALGEEELGDLNVTFSVIPWQLVIIASAISLSVAMISGWRPARKATKIDVIQALRQEL; encoded by the coding sequence ATGCAATTTAAAGATCAACTCGATTTTGTAACGCAACATATTAAAAAGAACAAACTTCGTGTGTTCATGACAATTCTGGCCGCGACAATGGGAACTGCTTTTTTAATCGTCCTCGCATCAGTTGGATTCGGTATTCACGATACGATGCGCAGTGAAATTCTCGATAACCGTATGGTCAACCAGATCGAAGTGTATGGCGAAGAAATGGACCAAAAACATGTGGAAGAACTGAAAAAACGTGAACATGTGAAAGCGGTCGTTTACCGACAGTCTGTTAGTATCCAACAGGAAACAACATTGGACGAATTTACGGGAGAAAATAGTTTAATCGTTACGGAATTCGATGAAGAAAAGAAGGTCGGGTTCGAATTGAAAGAAGGTAGATTACCTGAAAACTCCAGTGAAGTAGTGGTCGGAAGTGATTTTGCGGAAATATTGTTTATTCAAAATGCAAAAGAAACTGAAGATGAACTTACGAACTATAAAGGTTCATTGATTGGAAAACAGCTCACGTACAAAATGGGGCTGTATGAGGAACCAGACATGTTTCCTGAAGAAACGACATTTACCATCGTCGGGATTGCAAAAGAACCTGCAAAAGATTGGCTCCAAGACTTCAATATGTATGCAGATGCATCAATAATATCAGCATTAAATCCGATATTCGAATCATATGTGGATGAAGAGAACAGTCAATTGTTCTACGGAAACGTCAATGTATACGCGGACAAACTGGAAAACGTGACAACCGTTAGCAAAGCATTGAAAAATGAAGGGTACTCAGTCTATTCCATCGCGGACCAACTTGAACAGATGGACGTCTTCTTCCTGGCATTCAAGGCGGGGCTTGTCTTCGTCGGGACAATTGCGATTTTGATCGCATCTATCGGCATTTTCAACACGATGACAATGGCTGTAACGGAAAGGACACGAGAAATCGGTGTCATGAAGGCATTAGGAGCGAGCCCGAAATTAATTCAACGACTATTTTTAATGGAAAGTGCATGGATTGGAATTATCGGGACAATAATAGCGGTTGTCATTTCCTACGGTGTCAGTTTTATCGCCAATCTTGTATTGCCGATTATCGTAACCGCAGCACTCGGCGAAGAGGAACTTGGTGATTTGAACGTCACATTCTCTGTAATCCCATGGCAGCTCGTCATTATCGCATCAGCAATCAGTCTATCAGTCGCCATGATTTCAGGATGGCGTCCTGCCCGTAAAGCGACGAAAATCGATGTTATTCAGGCGTTAAGGCAAGAATTATAA
- a CDS encoding ABC transporter ATP-binding protein: MIQVQELSHAFKIGKKGKEKEVPVLKGLSFSVEEGEIVSIVGRSGSGKSTLLHIMAGFLKPDTGTIQIGNVKTSNFNEVESSQFRLTHFGFIFQNFQLMPGLTAFENIELPLKLKGENKHVRRKKVTDLLQHVGLTDVQNHYPNELSGGQQQRVSIARALVTDPPIIFADEPTGSLDSETEQDILLLIQSLNQTRGITFIIITHDDTVAETADRIYRMHDGELTERGAYHAI; this comes from the coding sequence ATGATACAAGTTCAGGAATTATCGCATGCATTCAAAATAGGAAAGAAAGGCAAAGAGAAGGAGGTACCGGTACTCAAAGGGCTATCTTTTTCGGTTGAGGAAGGGGAAATTGTCTCGATTGTCGGTCGCAGTGGATCTGGGAAATCAACGTTATTGCATATTATGGCGGGCTTTTTGAAACCAGACACTGGCACGATTCAAATCGGTAATGTAAAGACGTCTAACTTTAATGAAGTGGAAAGCTCGCAATTTCGTCTGACGCACTTCGGATTCATCTTTCAGAATTTCCAGCTCATGCCGGGTTTGACGGCTTTTGAAAATATCGAATTGCCATTGAAACTAAAAGGTGAAAACAAGCATGTTCGCAGGAAAAAGGTGACGGATCTGCTTCAACACGTAGGTCTGACGGATGTTCAAAATCATTATCCAAATGAATTGTCAGGCGGCCAGCAACAACGGGTCAGCATCGCAAGGGCGCTTGTTACAGATCCACCCATTATTTTCGCGGACGAGCCTACGGGTAGTCTTGATTCTGAAACGGAACAGGATATTCTGTTGCTCATCCAATCTCTTAATCAAACACGCGGGATTACATTCATTATCATTACGCATGACGATACTGTAGCGGAGACGGCGGATCGTATTTATCGTATGCATGATGGTGAACTAACCGAAAGAGGTGCGTATCATGCAATTTAA
- a CDS encoding flotillin family protein produces MELFGMPVLNVYLTVLVISGLATVLYLFFSDIAEGIGEASPILDPAVILAFITFTSAVGYIMELTTDLSHTLIIILAIVIAVGLDFLLYFFVLLPLKSAEVSLAYTDESLAGQVGKVIVPIPADGFGEIVISTVNGIISKRAAGYENQEIVYVSKYKTVGPDEALIVTGSYLGSKNVHTDDSGNRVKIIRGGGTFVFPVFQQAQPLSLLSSKLEVTTPEVYTEQGVPVMADGTAIIKIGGSIPEIATAAEQFLGKSKADRENEAKEVLEGHLRSILGSMTVEEIYKNRDKFSQEVQRVASQDLAKMGLIIVSFTIKDVRDKNGYLDSLGKPRIAQVKRDADIATAEAEKETRIKNAEASKEAQKAEIERATEIAEAEKENQLKVADYRREQDVAKARADQAYELESARAKQEVTEQEMQVKIIERQKQIELEEKEILRREKQYDSEVKKKADADRYAIEQNAAADKSRQMAEAEAEKYRIEARAAAEAEKIRLDGTARADSQRAQGESEADVIRLKGLAEAEAKRKIAEAFEYYGQAAVLDMIVRMIPEYAKEIASPLSNIDKITVVDTGSGEGGGANKVTSYATNLMSTLQETLKASSGIDVKEMMESFVGKNNFGQSFDNQSEAPRAQKPTAIESKQEEDEE; encoded by the coding sequence ATGGAATTGTTCGGAATGCCGGTCCTCAATGTTTATTTGACGGTGTTGGTCATCTCAGGTCTGGCGACGGTTCTGTATTTGTTTTTCAGTGATATTGCGGAAGGGATTGGGGAAGCAAGTCCGATACTCGATCCAGCGGTCATCTTAGCTTTCATCACATTTACTTCAGCTGTCGGGTACATCATGGAGTTGACGACTGATTTAAGTCATACACTGATCATTATCTTAGCCATCGTCATTGCGGTCGGATTGGACTTCCTTCTTTATTTCTTCGTACTCCTTCCATTGAAGTCTGCGGAAGTGTCGCTCGCGTATACGGACGAATCGCTTGCAGGGCAAGTAGGTAAAGTGATTGTTCCAATACCGGCAGACGGATTTGGCGAAATCGTTATCTCCACGGTGAACGGGATCATATCGAAAAGAGCAGCAGGTTACGAAAACCAAGAGATCGTTTACGTTTCGAAGTATAAGACAGTTGGTCCCGATGAAGCACTTATTGTAACAGGCAGTTATTTAGGAAGTAAAAACGTACATACGGATGACTCGGGCAATCGCGTCAAAATCATCCGTGGTGGTGGTACATTCGTATTCCCAGTATTCCAACAAGCACAGCCATTGAGCTTGCTTTCAAGTAAATTGGAAGTGACAACACCGGAAGTCTATACAGAACAGGGCGTTCCAGTTATGGCCGACGGAACTGCAATCATTAAGATTGGAGGATCAATTCCTGAAATCGCGACAGCAGCGGAGCAGTTTTTAGGTAAATCGAAAGCCGACCGCGAAAATGAAGCGAAAGAAGTACTGGAAGGCCATCTGCGCTCCATCCTTGGTTCCATGACAGTGGAAGAGATTTATAAGAACCGTGATAAGTTCTCTCAGGAAGTGCAACGTGTCGCTTCGCAGGATCTTGCAAAAATGGGATTGATTATCGTTTCATTCACGATTAAAGATGTCCGTGATAAGAACGGTTACTTGGACTCACTAGGTAAACCACGTATCGCGCAAGTGAAACGAGATGCAGACATTGCGACTGCGGAAGCAGAAAAAGAAACACGCATCAAGAACGCCGAAGCATCGAAGGAAGCACAGAAGGCTGAAATCGAGCGTGCGACTGAAATCGCGGAAGCAGAAAAAGAGAATCAGTTGAAAGTGGCGGATTACCGTCGCGAGCAAGACGTTGCAAAAGCGCGCGCGGACCAGGCGTATGAATTAGAATCTGCCCGTGCGAAACAGGAAGTCACGGAGCAAGAGATGCAAGTTAAAATTATCGAGCGTCAAAAGCAAATTGAATTGGAAGAGAAAGAGATTCTGCGCCGTGAGAAGCAGTATGATTCCGAAGTTAAGAAGAAAGCCGATGCTGACCGGTACGCAATCGAGCAAAATGCAGCTGCTGACAAGTCCCGTCAAATGGCTGAAGCGGAAGCAGAGAAATACCGTATCGAAGCACGTGCTGCTGCTGAGGCTGAGAAAATCCGTCTTGACGGTACGGCGAGAGCTGATTCACAACGTGCGCAAGGTGAATCAGAAGCTGATGTTATCCGTTTGAAAGGTCTTGCAGAAGCTGAAGCAAAACGTAAAATTGCAGAAGCATTCGAATATTACGGCCAGGCAGCTGTCCTTGATATGATCGTTCGCATGATTCCTGAATATGCGAAGGAAATCGCAAGCCCACTGTCCAACATCGACAAAATTACAGTTGTTGACACAGGTAGCGGTGAAGGCGGCGGAGCCAATAAAGTGACTTCGTATGCAACAAACTTGATGTCCACTTTGCAGGAAACGTTGAAAGCATCTTCTGGCATTGACGTGAAAGAAATGATGGAAAGCTTTGTCGGCAAAAACAACTTCGGCCAAAGTTTCGACAACCAGTCAGAAGCACCTCGCGCACAAAAACCGACTGCGATTGAATCGAAGCAGGAAGAAGACGAAGAGTAA
- a CDS encoding DUF47 domain-containing protein produces the protein MFSPRKTDPFFTALLAIAEHVQAAVHYADDYKVTSVADLKEVSIRLKKYETDGDDMIHELITKLNTSFMTPIEREDILQLAIKMDDILDGIEHFAANLEMFSLTDIDEYIQKFMENIRKSTDEIVKAMQLLARKKLVQMREHAVLIKEYERICDEVLRTSKKTSLTLSLWKTDLFSSWQHLFPQSLGT, from the coding sequence ATGTTTAGTCCACGAAAAACCGATCCATTTTTCACAGCTCTTTTGGCGATTGCAGAACACGTACAAGCAGCCGTGCATTATGCAGATGACTATAAAGTGACGTCTGTAGCTGATTTAAAAGAAGTAAGCATTCGTCTTAAAAAATATGAAACAGACGGCGACGATATGATTCACGAGCTCATCACAAAGCTAAACACGTCATTCATGACGCCGATTGAACGAGAAGATATTTTGCAACTCGCGATCAAAATGGATGATATCCTTGACGGGATTGAGCATTTTGCGGCCAATCTTGAAATGTTCTCCCTTACAGACATCGATGAATATATCCAGAAGTTCATGGAGAACATCAGAAAAAGCACGGACGAAATCGTCAAAGCCATGCAACTACTGGCAAGAAAAAAACTTGTGCAGATGCGTGAACATGCCGTCCTAATCAAAGAGTATGAACGGATTTGCGATGAAGTACTTCGTACATCTAAAAAGACATCGTTGACCCTTTCGCTTTGGAAAACGGATCTCTTCTCATCCTGGCAGCACTTATTTCCGCAATCGCTTGGAACTTAA
- a CDS encoding cold-shock protein, with product MEQGKVKWFNAEKGYGFIEREDGDDVFVHFSAIQGDGFKTLEEGQDVTFEIEQGQRGLQATNVEKN from the coding sequence ATGGAACAAGGTAAAGTAAAATGGTTTAACGCAGAAAAAGGTTATGGCTTCATCGAACGTGAAGATGGCGACGACGTATTCGTACACTTCTCCGCAATCCAAGGCGACGGATTTAAAACACTTGAAGAAGGCCAAGACGTGACTTTCGAAATCGAACAAGGTCAACGTGGACTTCAAGCTACTAACGTTGAAAAAAACTAA
- a CDS encoding MMPL family transporter, whose translation MRTLARFVTNYYKSIIFAWAALFIVMAILAIRLPGQLEGDGFRMDAEHEKVMKIASETFDLPAETMFIVFDNVKDDKISTTLDKVEKLNLTSEIVSPLDNTEQYTEEVSYAMLHFDNVERDMSAVVTDIREKIGDENGIVLTGQSAFTKDINAASQRDLMKAEAIGLPIAIIVLLFAFGTIMASMVPLIVGVTTIATTFGILSLIGGQMDLAIFVLNIVPMLGLALSIDFSLLFISRYREERLKSDVLEAAATTIQTAGRSVIFSAFCVFIGLGAMFLIQVEIFQNIALGGMIVVAMAVLSSVTLLPAILIALGDRLNKGRIIKVKETGSDKWRKFANAVIKRPILITIGAFILLGIAVIPVKNMDLTIPQIDSLPLSYDSRASYELMDDTFGLGDQSSVYIVANRPGGWSDGDGLRDLQALQEDLVADSLVDDVTTIFTASGVSSAEEWEQAMQVPDMQAQLEPLLDAFVKDNQLLIPVTLNAKGSTDEAQQWSRDWSANADWNLLVGGEPKFNQEIFDEIFDNIVYVLLVILISTFIILMIAFRSILIPFKAIVMNIVGLSATFGILVYIFQYGHFGLHPGTIALIIPVIVFSLVFGLSMDYEVFLISRMQEEYAKTFDNDYATVEGLATTSKIITSAALIMIVLTGAFAFTDVMPVKQIGVGIAIAVAIDATIIRLLLVPSLMKLFGKWNWWLPFGKGTYKADK comes from the coding sequence ATGCGTACATTGGCGCGGTTTGTTACAAATTATTATAAATCCATTATCTTTGCCTGGGCCGCCCTGTTTATCGTGATGGCCATTTTAGCTATCCGGTTACCGGGACAGCTAGAAGGTGATGGATTCCGGATGGATGCAGAACACGAAAAAGTGATGAAGATTGCATCAGAGACATTCGATCTACCTGCTGAAACAATGTTTATCGTATTCGACAATGTGAAGGATGACAAAATCTCCACCACGTTGGATAAAGTTGAAAAGCTAAATTTAACTTCGGAAATCGTATCCCCTCTTGATAACACGGAGCAGTATACGGAAGAAGTATCCTACGCAATGTTGCATTTCGACAATGTGGAGCGTGACATGTCGGCTGTGGTAACAGATATCCGCGAGAAAATCGGAGACGAGAATGGAATCGTCTTAACTGGGCAATCCGCTTTCACAAAAGACATTAACGCAGCTAGTCAGCGTGATTTGATGAAAGCGGAAGCGATTGGTTTACCCATTGCGATCATTGTCTTGCTATTCGCTTTCGGTACAATCATGGCGTCGATGGTACCCTTGATCGTTGGTGTGACGACAATTGCGACGACATTCGGTATTTTATCTCTTATCGGGGGACAGATGGATCTGGCGATTTTCGTATTGAATATCGTTCCGATGCTAGGACTCGCACTGAGTATCGACTTCTCATTGCTGTTCATCAGCAGATATCGGGAAGAGCGGTTAAAAAGTGATGTGTTGGAGGCCGCAGCAACAACTATTCAGACAGCCGGCCGATCGGTTATTTTCTCTGCTTTTTGTGTATTCATCGGTCTTGGGGCAATGTTCCTTATCCAAGTCGAGATTTTCCAAAATATCGCACTCGGTGGCATGATTGTTGTTGCCATGGCTGTACTCAGTTCAGTCACGTTGCTCCCAGCAATTTTAATAGCACTCGGTGACCGTCTGAATAAAGGACGAATCATCAAAGTGAAGGAGACAGGTTCGGACAAATGGAGAAAATTCGCAAATGCCGTCATTAAGCGACCTATACTCATTACAATCGGTGCTTTTATTCTCCTTGGAATCGCTGTCATTCCTGTGAAAAATATGGATTTGACGATTCCGCAAATCGATTCATTGCCGCTTTCATATGATTCACGAGCTTCTTATGAGCTTATGGATGACACTTTTGGATTGGGCGACCAATCGAGTGTATATATTGTTGCGAATCGTCCAGGGGGTTGGTCAGACGGAGATGGTTTGCGAGATTTACAAGCGTTGCAGGAAGATTTGGTCGCTGATTCGTTAGTCGATGATGTGACGACAATTTTCACGGCAAGTGGCGTATCTTCCGCTGAAGAGTGGGAGCAGGCAATGCAAGTGCCCGACATGCAGGCGCAACTTGAACCGCTACTCGATGCATTTGTGAAGGACAATCAATTGTTGATTCCTGTGACTCTTAATGCGAAAGGTTCGACAGACGAAGCTCAACAATGGTCACGTGATTGGTCGGCAAATGCTGATTGGAACTTGCTTGTCGGTGGGGAACCAAAGTTCAACCAGGAAATTTTTGATGAAATCTTCGATAATATTGTGTATGTATTATTGGTTATTTTAATTTCAACGTTTATCATTCTCATGATTGCGTTCCGATCAATCTTGATTCCTTTCAAAGCTATTGTCATGAATATCGTTGGATTGTCAGCGACATTTGGGATTCTCGTGTACATTTTCCAATACGGCCATTTCGGATTGCATCCAGGAACAATCGCTTTAATTATTCCAGTTATCGTTTTCAGTCTAGTATTCGGCTTGAGTATGGACTATGAAGTGTTCCTCATTTCACGTATGCAGGAAGAATACGCGAAGACATTCGATAATGATTACGCGACCGTCGAAGGGCTTGCAACGACGAGTAAAATCATTACGTCCGCCGCGTTAATCATGATTGTGCTCACTGGA